Genomic DNA from Gemmatimonadota bacterium:
GGATTACCAACCATTGATCGATCATCTCAATGCGCTTCCGCATGTGGATGGGTGGTTCACGGAGCACTATGGCGGTCAGTCCAATAACGGATGTGCGATACAGTGGGATGGGCGCAAGAAGCCGTGGCAGATACACAATACCCGTAAATTAGACGCGATTCGAGAGGAGATCGACGCGCTGAAGCTCGATCCGGTTGATGAGGCTGTGGCGCTTACGAGTCTGATTTTGGCGCTGGATCGCGTGGATAGCAGTTTGGGGCATTTTGTTTCTTATTTGAAGGACTGGTCGCCGCGCTCTTATAAGGAGCTTGTGCTGAAGGTGCCGAATATTTTTTGTTCACCGGGGGAACATCGGGTATTTCAGAGGGATATTTTTGATCTCGTTCCCGATATATCTGTTGATCTGGCATATTTCGATCCTCCTTATGGGTCGAATAACGAGAAGATGCCGCCATCGCGGGTGCGATATGCTTCGTATTACCATGTGTGGACGAGTGTGATTTGCGCCGATAAACCGGCTCTTTTCGGGAAGGCCAATCGCCGTAGGGATACATCGGATACTGTGGCGGCGTCTGTTTTTGAGGAGTTTCGACAGAATGATGAGGGGAACTTTATTGCTGTTGAGGCGATTGAGGATTTGATCGCGGCGACGCGCGCGCGATGGATTATTCTGTCGTACAGTTCTGGCGGGCGGGCGACTGCGAGAGCGTTGAATGATGTGTTGCGGCGCAATGGCGAGATAGTGGATGTGGTTGCACTCAATTATAAGAAGAATGTGATGGCAGGGATGAAGTGGACGAATGAATGGTTGAGGGATGCAGAGCAACCAAACCGGGAGTTTTTGTTTTTGCTCGAGAAAAAGGCGGTCTGATAAATACGATGTCTCCAATTCTCTTTGAATACGGTCCATTTCGCATCGGCGTTTATGGCGTGATGCTCGCGATTGGTTTGCTCTGTGCGTCGTGGGTGCTCAAGCGCGAGTTTCGGCGTCGGGGTCTTGACCCCACATTGTCAGATCGCATTGCATTTGTCGCTGTGATTGGCGGTATTGTGGGGAGTAAAATTTTTCACGTTTTCGAGTATCCCCACGCTTTTGTGGCCGATCCTTTTGGCACGATTTTTTCCTCGGTGGGTTGGGCCTGGTATGGCGGGCTTTTGGGTGGGGCTGCGACTGTGCTCCTTTGGCTTCGCCGGTATAATGCGCTCGATTGGCCCGCTGTGGATGCGATTGCGCCTGCTCTTGTGGTGGGGTACTTTTTTGGGCGGGGAGGATGTGAGCTTTCGGGCGATGGATGCTATGGGATTCCCACGGATTTGCCCTGGGGTATGGCTTATCCCAATGGTCTTGTGCCCACGCTCGATTTTGTGCATCCGACGCCGATTTACGAGATGATTCAGATGGTTTGTATTTTTGGGATTCTGTTGGCTCTGCGCGATCGTCTCAGGCCCGGTATGGTTTTTGGTCTTTATCTCGTTTTGATGGCTGTTGCTCGCTTTTTTGTCGAGTTTGTGCGTCTTACGCCCGAGGTTTTTGTGGGGCTTACGGTGCATCAATGGGTTAGTATTGGTCTCGTGGTTACGGGGATTTATCTCATTAATTTGCGTCGAAAAAGACCTCAGAATTGACAAAATTACGGTCCCGATTTATTTTTGAACTCACATGGATATTCGATTTTACAATACGTTGACGAATCGCGAAGAAGTTTTTGAGCCGCTCGATCCTCCGAATGTGGCGATGTATTCCTGTGGTCCAACGGTGTACGATTTTGCCCATATCGGCAATTTTAAGTCTTTTTTGTTTTCCGATGTGCTCCGTCGTTTTCTCGATTTGGCCGGTTATAATGTTACCCATGTGATGAATATTACCGATGTGGGACATATGACAGACGACGATGTGGCCGATGCGACTGGCGAGGACAAAATTGCGGTGGCTGCGCGCAAGCTCAAAGAGGAAAAGAAGTCGGGTAAGTTGCCCGATGACGCGGTTTCCAATCCCGATGATCCGTTTGAGGTGGCGCAATATTTTACGGAGGCATTTGTCGAAGATGCGCGTTTGCTGGGGATTAAAGTGGCGCACGACTATCCGCGCAATATGCCGCGTCCCACGGAACATATCGATGCCATACAGGTGATGATTCAGAAGCTGTTGGACAAGGGCCACGCTTATGTTGCCGATGATGGTGTGGTTTATTTTAGTGTTGAATCTTTTCCGGAATACGGTCGTCTGTCGGGCAATGATCTCGATCAACTTGTCGCGGGTTCGGGTGGGCGCGTGCTTGAGGAACACCAGGTGATCAAGCGCAATCCCGCTGATTTCTTTTTGTGGAAACCAGATCCGTCTCATATTATGAAATGGCCTTCTCCCTGGGGTGAGGGGTATCCGGGCTGGCATATCGAGTGCTCGGCTATGGCGATGAAGATGCTGCGGCGAGAGGTTATCGATATTCACACGGGAGGCGAGGATAATATTTTTCCACACCACGAATGCGAGATTGCCCAATCGTGTTGTGCGACGGGGCATTCGCATTTTGCCAGGTACTGGATTCACCCGCGCTATTTAATGGTTGAAGGCGAGAAGATGTCCAAGAGCAAAGGCAATTTTTTTACGGTGCGGGATGTGCTCGAGGGCAAGGTGACCGGGCGTCCCGTTCATCCTTCGGTTTTGCGTTACGAACTGATTAAGACGCATTATCGCACGCAGACCAATTTTACGCAAAAAGGTCTCCAGGATTCAGCCAATGCTGTGCGAAGATTTCACGAGTTTGGGCAGGGGCTGGTTCAAGCGGCGAACGGCGGTGCGACGGAGGTAGGCAGAGATCATCCCGTTGTTGCCGATTTTCTCAGTGCTCTGTCCAGCGATCTCAATATCAGTGCAGCGCTTGCGGTTGTGCATAACTGGATGGGGCAAGAGGTAGATGACCCGTCCGAAGCACTGGATGTGTTTGACAAGATCAATAGTGTGCTGGGGATTGCCGATCTTTCGGGCTTGGTCAAGGCTGAATCAGCGGATGATACAGATACCAGCGAGGCGATTTGCAAACAGATTGATGAGGCCCGCGCATCCAGAGATTACGATACTGCCGATTATCTGCGGCAGGAACTCATCGATGCGGGCTATGAGGTTCGCACTGCGCCGGAGGGGACGGTTGCTATAAAGCAGTTGGCTTAGAAGAAGGTGGATGTTTATGAATTTTCCGATTACCCGCATGCGCCGTTTGCGCCAGAGTGAGACGACGCGCCGAATGGTGCGCGAAAATCACGTGCGCGTTGACGATTTGATTATGCCTCTGTTTGTGTGTCCGGGCAGAGGCGTAAAAAAAGAAATCGGGTCTATGCCGGGCAACCATCAGATGTCGATAGATGTCGTGGTTGAGGCGTGTAGAGAAATTGCCGATCTGGGTATTCCAGCGGTAATTCTTTTTGGGATTCCCGATCACAAGGACGCGCGAGGCAGTGGGGCTTATTGCGATGATGGTATTATTCAGCGTGCGATATCTGCGATTAAAGAACATACGCCGGATCTCTATGTGATTACGGATGTGTGTTTATGCGAATATACGGATCACGGGCATTGCGGTGTGATTGTGGATAAAGATGTGCATAATGATGAAACGGTTGCCCTGCTTGTCAAAGAATCTCTTTCCCATGTGCGCGCGGGCGCAGATATGGTTGCGCCTTCCGATATGATGGATGGCCGCGTTGGGGCTATTCGCTCTGCTCTGGATGCCCAGGGGTTTGACCATATACCGATTATGGCATATTCGGCCAAGTACTGTTCGGGTTTTTACGGTCCATTTCGCGAAGCGGCAGAGTCTGCGCCGCAATTTGGTGATCGCCGTTCCTATCAGATGGATCCGGCAAATGGCGACGAGGCCATGCGAGAGGTGGCTCTGGATATTGAGGAGGGCGCGGATATCGTTATGATCAAGCCAGCATTGCCCTATTTGGATATTATTTATCGGGTGAAAACAGAGTTTGGCGTGCCGGTTGCCGCGTACAATGTCAGCGGCGAGTTTGCGATGCTCAAAGCTGCTTTCGCAAATGGTTGGCTGGATGAAGTCCGGGTGCGAGACGAGGTTCTGGTGAGTATTAAACGCGCGGGCGCAGATCTTATTCTGACCTACTTTGCGCGCGATATTGCGCGGGTGGTGAGGTGAGAGTTTTTATGGATATTACGATTGATCGCATTATGCAAAACTTTGATGTTCTCACGGATTGGGAAGATCGCTACCGGTATATTATTGAACTCGGTCGCAAGTTGCCGCCTTTTGATGAGGAATACAAAATTGATACCAATCTGGTGCGGGGGTGTGTGAGCCAGGTGTGGCTCGTGACCGATGTGCGAGATGGCGATCCCCCGGTGATCGAATTTCGCGCAGATAGCGATGCGCAGATTGTCAAGGGGCTGGTTGCTATTTTGTTGTCGCTGTATTCGGGTAAGACTGCTCGGGAGATTCTCACGGCTGATATTCGCAGCATTTTTGAAAAGCTCGATCTCGCCAAACACCTCAGTATCAACCGCGCCAATGGCTTTGCCTCTATGGTCAAGCGCATTCACGAACTCGCGCTTGCCACAGCGGCATAGGGTGATGAATAATAAAAAGGGCCTATGAGGAAAACTCACAGGCCTTTTTTTGTTGAAAATTTAATAATTTTTTAGACCATCAACGCGTTTTCCGCTTCTTTGCGGTGCGTCAATAGTGGACCGCGCACGCCGCGCTCAATTTTGGCATAAGCATCGTGGTTGTGGATGCTTTCATAGTTGTTGCTCGATACGTAAAACCAGGAGATGCGCTCTTCGTCCATCATTGCCAGCAGGTCTGTCGCTACATCGCGCACGATGTCTTCGACAAATTTGGGGTTGTTATATGCGCGCTCGGTTACGTATTTTTCATCTGTGCGTTTTAGAATGGGATAGAGTTGACACGACGCATGGTATTCGCCGATGTCGATCAAATCTTCAAACCAGATAAATTCATCCTCATAAGGCCGCACATCCATTGTGATTTCGGAACGTTGATTGTGCGCGCCGTAGTCGCTGATTTCTTTGCTGCAGGGGCAGAGGCTTGCCACGTTGGCACGTACGCCGATTAGCTTGTCTTGCATGCCTTCATTTGTCAACATTGCCTTAAATTCACAGTTGTAGTCCAGCATGCCTTCAATGCCCGTGATAGGTGCTTTGCGGGTTAAAAAAATGGGAAATGCCATGCTGAGAAACGCTTCTTCTGCTTCCAATAATTCGAGTATTTCTTCGAGTACAATGTGTACGCTATCAGGTGTAAAGTGTTTGTGTTGCTCATTCAGTGCAATCATAAACCGCGACATGTGGGTTCCCTTTTGATGGTGGGGCAAGCTCACGGTCATGGATAGATTGGCCACTGTGTGAAATTCGCCGTTATCGCGTAGCGGCAAGGTCAAGGGATAGCGGACATTGGACACGCCGACC
This window encodes:
- the hemB gene encoding porphobilinogen synthase, encoding MNFPITRMRRLRQSETTRRMVRENHVRVDDLIMPLFVCPGRGVKKEIGSMPGNHQMSIDVVVEACREIADLGIPAVILFGIPDHKDARGSGAYCDDGIIQRAISAIKEHTPDLYVITDVCLCEYTDHGHCGVIVDKDVHNDETVALLVKESLSHVRAGADMVAPSDMMDGRVGAIRSALDAQGFDHIPIMAYSAKYCSGFYGPFREAAESAPQFGDRRSYQMDPANGDEAMREVALDIEEGADIVMIKPALPYLDIIYRVKTEFGVPVAAYNVSGEFAMLKAAFANGWLDEVRVRDEVLVSIKRAGADLILTYFARDIARVVR
- a CDS encoding prolipoprotein diacylglyceryl transferase encodes the protein MSPILFEYGPFRIGVYGVMLAIGLLCASWVLKREFRRRGLDPTLSDRIAFVAVIGGIVGSKIFHVFEYPHAFVADPFGTIFSSVGWAWYGGLLGGAATVLLWLRRYNALDWPAVDAIAPALVVGYFFGRGGCELSGDGCYGIPTDLPWGMAYPNGLVPTLDFVHPTPIYEMIQMVCIFGILLALRDRLRPGMVFGLYLVLMAVARFFVEFVRLTPEVFVGLTVHQWVSIGLVVTGIYLINLRRKRPQN
- the cysS gene encoding cysteine--tRNA ligase yields the protein MDIRFYNTLTNREEVFEPLDPPNVAMYSCGPTVYDFAHIGNFKSFLFSDVLRRFLDLAGYNVTHVMNITDVGHMTDDDVADATGEDKIAVAARKLKEEKKSGKLPDDAVSNPDDPFEVAQYFTEAFVEDARLLGIKVAHDYPRNMPRPTEHIDAIQVMIQKLLDKGHAYVADDGVVYFSVESFPEYGRLSGNDLDQLVAGSGGRVLEEHQVIKRNPADFFLWKPDPSHIMKWPSPWGEGYPGWHIECSAMAMKMLRREVIDIHTGGEDNIFPHHECEIAQSCCATGHSHFARYWIHPRYLMVEGEKMSKSKGNFFTVRDVLEGKVTGRPVHPSVLRYELIKTHYRTQTNFTQKGLQDSANAVRRFHEFGQGLVQAANGGATEVGRDHPVVADFLSALSSDLNISAALAVVHNWMGQEVDDPSEALDVFDKINSVLGIADLSGLVKAESADDTDTSEAICKQIDEARASRDYDTADYLRQELIDAGYEVRTAPEGTVAIKQLA
- the folE2 gene encoding GTP cyclohydrolase FolE2, whose product is MTLPDIQNSHDKRGIEIDQVGVSNVRYPLTLPLRDNGEFHTVANLSMTVSLPHHQKGTHMSRFMIALNEQHKHFTPDSVHIVLEEILELLEAEEAFLSMAFPIFLTRKAPITGIEGMLDYNCEFKAMLTNEGMQDKLIGVRANVASLCPCSKEISDYGAHNQRSEITMDVRPYEDEFIWFEDLIDIGEYHASCQLYPILKRTDEKYVTERAYNNPKFVEDIVRDVATDLLAMMDEERISWFYVSSNNYESIHNHDAYAKIERGVRGPLLTHRKEAENALMV
- a CDS encoding DNA adenine methylase gives rise to the protein MMRVACDVPYTEGIKYAGSKLRLLPHILQLVKKVDARTVLDGFSGTTRVSQALARLGYTVVCNDVAVWSKVFGTCYLLNEKRREDYQPLIDHLNALPHVDGWFTEHYGGQSNNGCAIQWDGRKKPWQIHNTRKLDAIREEIDALKLDPVDEAVALTSLILALDRVDSSLGHFVSYLKDWSPRSYKELVLKVPNIFCSPGEHRVFQRDIFDLVPDISVDLAYFDPPYGSNNEKMPPSRVRYASYYHVWTSVICADKPALFGKANRRRDTSDTVAASVFEEFRQNDEGNFIAVEAIEDLIAATRARWIILSYSSGGRATARALNDVLRRNGEIVDVVALNYKKNVMAGMKWTNEWLRDAEQPNREFLFLLEKKAV
- a CDS encoding SufE family protein → MDITIDRIMQNFDVLTDWEDRYRYIIELGRKLPPFDEEYKIDTNLVRGCVSQVWLVTDVRDGDPPVIEFRADSDAQIVKGLVAILLSLYSGKTAREILTADIRSIFEKLDLAKHLSINRANGFASMVKRIHELALATAA